One window from the genome of Aeromonas sp. FDAARGOS 1405 encodes:
- the fhuB gene encoding Fe(3+)-hydroxamate ABC transporter permease FhuB translates to MKRLLTSPLLRPVSILLGLILLLAYWELARQLPGALWWQSLFAPNLNDVSQAVVHFSWLPRLAVTLLAGTALGLAGTLMQQVLRNPLASPTTLGVASGAQLALMMVTLFAPSWLLLGREWIAMAGGSLAMALVFALAWRRQLNPVVIVFAGLVINLYLAAISMGLLLFFQEELKGLLVWGSGSLVQNSWSGVSYLLPRLLAAAALAAVLVRPLAVLELDDASARSLGVSLQHLRFAGLGLAVFVTACVVSVVGLIGFIGLAAPAMVRLLGIRQLGQRLLWAPILGALLLAATDLLLQSLSRFWPVLIPTGAMTALLGAPLLLWLIPRLGIKSGTPKANAALLVARHSAPARLIGLLLVGLLLAVVASLLVGQGMAGWSWPSWLRWQAQLEWRLPRTLAAGAAGVLLALAGTLLQRVSNNPMASPELLGVSGGTFMGVIATALLLPALPLPLMLAGGLLGAFGCLLLLVLVNRKHGFQPERILLSGIAITALFEPLQAIALANGDMRVQQLLSWMSGSTYYVTLPVAYGLVGLALLMLAACLLVSRWLDLMPMGSAVATALGIRLNRAQLAILLLVAVLTASATLVVGPLSFVGLLAPHMAKLMGLVRARWHQLGAAASGALLMVSADWVGQQILFPQEVPVGLVSTLLGGAYFMWCLRRL, encoded by the coding sequence ATGAAGAGACTGCTCACATCGCCGCTGCTGCGGCCGGTCTCGATCCTGCTGGGGTTGATCCTCTTGCTCGCGTATTGGGAGCTGGCTCGCCAGCTGCCCGGTGCGCTCTGGTGGCAGAGCCTCTTCGCCCCCAATCTGAATGACGTCAGCCAAGCAGTGGTGCATTTCAGCTGGCTGCCCCGCTTGGCTGTCACCCTGCTGGCCGGGACGGCGCTCGGGCTGGCGGGCACCCTGATGCAGCAGGTGCTGCGCAACCCGCTCGCGTCACCGACCACCTTGGGGGTGGCCTCCGGTGCCCAACTGGCGTTGATGATGGTGACCCTGTTTGCCCCCTCCTGGTTGCTGTTGGGGCGGGAGTGGATCGCCATGGCCGGTGGCAGCCTCGCGATGGCACTGGTGTTTGCCCTGGCCTGGCGTCGCCAGCTCAATCCGGTGGTCATCGTCTTTGCCGGGCTGGTGATCAACCTCTATCTGGCGGCCATCAGCATGGGGCTCTTGCTGTTCTTTCAGGAGGAGCTGAAAGGTTTGCTGGTGTGGGGCAGTGGCTCGCTAGTGCAGAACAGCTGGAGCGGGGTGAGTTACCTGTTACCCCGCCTGCTGGCAGCCGCTGCGCTGGCCGCGGTACTGGTGCGCCCGCTGGCGGTGCTGGAGCTGGATGATGCCAGCGCCCGCAGTCTGGGGGTCTCCCTTCAGCATCTGCGTTTTGCCGGACTGGGGCTGGCGGTGTTTGTCACCGCTTGCGTGGTGAGCGTGGTGGGGCTGATCGGCTTTATCGGGCTGGCGGCGCCCGCCATGGTGCGGCTGCTCGGGATCCGCCAGCTTGGCCAGCGGCTGCTGTGGGCACCGATCCTCGGCGCCCTGCTGCTGGCGGCGACCGATCTGCTGCTGCAGAGCCTGAGCCGCTTCTGGCCGGTATTGATCCCCACCGGCGCCATGACCGCCCTGCTGGGGGCGCCGCTGCTGCTCTGGCTGATCCCGCGCCTTGGCATCAAGTCGGGTACGCCGAAGGCTAACGCGGCTCTGCTGGTGGCTCGTCATTCGGCTCCGGCTCGCCTTATTGGCCTGTTGCTGGTCGGGCTGCTGCTGGCCGTGGTCGCCTCCCTGCTGGTTGGGCAGGGAATGGCGGGCTGGAGCTGGCCAAGCTGGCTCCGCTGGCAGGCCCAGCTGGAGTGGCGGCTGCCGCGCACTCTGGCTGCGGGGGCGGCTGGCGTGCTGCTGGCGCTGGCGGGCACCCTGTTGCAACGGGTCAGCAACAACCCGATGGCGAGCCCGGAGCTGCTGGGGGTGAGCGGCGGCACCTTTATGGGGGTGATTGCGACGGCGTTGTTGCTGCCTGCATTGCCCCTGCCGTTGATGCTGGCCGGTGGCCTGCTCGGGGCCTTCGGCTGCCTGTTGCTGCTGGTGCTGGTCAATCGCAAGCACGGCTTCCAGCCGGAGCGGATCCTGCTTTCAGGTATTGCCATCACGGCACTGTTTGAGCCGCTGCAGGCCATCGCGCTGGCCAATGGTGACATGCGGGTGCAGCAACTGCTCTCCTGGATGTCTGGTTCCACCTACTACGTCACCCTGCCGGTAGCCTATGGGCTAGTGGGGCTGGCGCTGTTGATGCTGGCCGCCTGTCTGCTTGTCAGCCGCTGGCTCGATCTGATGCCGATGGGTAGTGCTGTAGCGACCGCGCTGGGCATTCGCCTCAACCGTGCCCAGCTCGCCATCTTGCTGCTGGTGGCCGTGCTCACCGCTAGCGCCACCCTGGTGGTGGGGCCGCTCTCCTTCGTCGGTCTGTTGGCGCCGCATATGGCCAAGCTGATGGGGCTGGTGCGGGCACGCTGGCACCAGCTTGGAGCCGCCGCTTCAGGCGCCCTGTTGATGGTATCGGCGGACTGGGTCGGCCAGCAGATCCTCTTCCCGCAGGAGGTGCCAGTCGGGCTGGTCTCCACCTTGTTAGGGGGCGCTTACTTCATGTGGTGTCTGCGCCGCCTCTAG
- a CDS encoding ABC transporter substrate-binding protein, giving the protein MAPCLISLLLPLAAQADTSPIASASLPRIATVDWTIAETLLALGVTPLAVGDVGPYQAWVGEPRLPAGVVDIGLRTQPNRELLEELKPDRILISPLAAPLAPTLSRIAPVSTIALYDGQTDLWQRLHEVTLTLARMVGKTAEGERLLAGLDRDLASMQAGLPEDLPPLLVVQFIDERHVRVFGRHSLFDAVMTRLGLRNGWQEQTNDWGFSVVSIEQFMTLPTARLVVVDPIPVGVSERLQEPGLWQHLPLVRQAPVLHLPAVWNFGGVLAARRFAGLLSDALLQDAERMEASR; this is encoded by the coding sequence ATGGCACCCTGCCTTATTAGCCTGCTGCTGCCACTAGCGGCGCAGGCCGACACATCCCCGATCGCCTCTGCATCGCTACCCCGTATCGCCACTGTCGACTGGACCATTGCCGAAACCTTGCTGGCGCTCGGGGTGACGCCGCTGGCGGTGGGGGATGTTGGCCCCTATCAGGCATGGGTTGGCGAGCCACGGCTACCCGCCGGAGTGGTGGATATCGGCCTGCGCACCCAGCCCAACCGTGAGCTGCTGGAGGAGCTCAAACCCGATCGCATCCTCATCTCGCCGCTGGCGGCCCCGCTGGCGCCAACTCTTTCCCGCATCGCGCCGGTGAGCACCATTGCCCTTTATGATGGGCAAACCGATCTGTGGCAGCGGCTGCACGAGGTGACCCTGACCCTCGCCCGTATGGTGGGCAAAACCGCCGAGGGCGAACGGCTGCTGGCCGGGCTGGATCGGGATCTCGCCAGTATGCAGGCCGGATTGCCTGAGGATCTGCCGCCCCTGCTGGTGGTGCAGTTTATCGATGAGCGCCATGTGCGGGTGTTTGGTCGCCACAGCCTGTTCGATGCAGTGATGACGCGGCTTGGGCTGCGTAATGGCTGGCAGGAGCAGACCAATGACTGGGGTTTCTCGGTGGTCAGCATCGAGCAGTTTATGACCTTGCCAACCGCGCGACTGGTGGTGGTCGATCCCATCCCGGTAGGGGTGAGCGAACGGCTGCAGGAGCCTGGGCTGTGGCAGCATCTGCCGCTGGTACGGCAGGCGCCCGTGCTGCATCTGCCTGCGGTCTGGAATTTTGGCGGCGTATTGGCCGCCCGCCGTTTCGCCGGTCTGCTCAGCGATGCATTGCTGCAAGATGCCGAGCGTATGGAGGCTAGCCGATGA
- a CDS encoding ATP-binding cassette domain-containing protein, with protein MFEMKSASFTVNDRTLLHPTDLRFEQGQVYGLIGHNGSGKSTLLKLLARQQPLSDGEILFDGKPLPDWGNREFARQVAYLPQHLPSAENLLGRELVEMGRYPWRGLLGRMGAEDHRQVDRAIALTHTERFADRLVDTLSGGERGRVWLAMLLAQESRFILLDEPLAALDVAHQVEVLTLVKQLSRQLNLGVIIVIHDINMASRFCDRLVALHSGRLLTHGEPEGLMTSETLNAIYGIPMEVIRHPAHAHPIAIV; from the coding sequence ATGTTCGAGATGAAATCAGCCAGCTTCACGGTCAATGACCGCACGCTGCTGCACCCCACCGACCTGCGTTTCGAGCAGGGACAGGTCTATGGCCTCATCGGCCACAATGGTTCGGGTAAATCGACCCTGCTCAAGCTGCTGGCACGCCAGCAACCCCTCAGCGACGGCGAGATCCTGTTCGATGGCAAGCCGCTACCCGACTGGGGCAATCGCGAGTTTGCCCGTCAGGTGGCCTATCTGCCCCAGCATCTGCCGAGCGCCGAGAATCTGCTCGGGCGGGAGCTGGTGGAGATGGGCCGCTATCCCTGGCGCGGCCTGCTGGGCCGGATGGGGGCGGAGGATCACCGTCAGGTCGATCGGGCCATCGCCCTTACCCATACCGAACGCTTTGCCGATCGGCTGGTGGATACCCTCTCCGGTGGCGAGCGAGGGCGGGTCTGGCTGGCGATGCTGCTGGCGCAGGAGAGCCGCTTTATCCTGCTGGACGAGCCGCTGGCCGCGCTGGATGTGGCCCATCAGGTGGAGGTGCTGACGCTGGTCAAGCAGTTGAGCCGTCAGCTAAACCTTGGGGTCATCATCGTCATTCACGACATCAATATGGCCTCCCGCTTCTGTGATCGGCTGGTGGCGCTCCACTCCGGCCGCCTGCTTACCCACGGTGAACCTGAGGGGCTCATGACCAGCGAGACCCTGAACGCCATCTATGGCATCCCGATGGAGGTCATTCGCCATCCGGCTCATGCTCATCCCATCGCCATCGTCTGA
- a CDS encoding multidrug ABC transporter permease/ATP-binding protein, producing the protein MELLSLVYRQYRWPFIAITLLSLLSAVSGIGVIAFINQSLIESIGDPLPILGQLVGLIVLLLVITLGSQLALTTLGHHFVYRLRGRLLKQLLDSDVARIRQIGQGPLLASLSSDIGQITIAFVRLPELVQGLVLTLGSALYLGWLSSALLGVTALWVTITMVVGWLLVNRVYRHLSHMRQAEDRLYQNYQAIIAGSKELALNRERAHFVYHQLYEQNARDYRQQIIRADTYHLSAVNWSNIMMLGAIGLVFFLANGLGWANTNVAATFALTLLFLRTPLLQGIGALPTLLAAQVAFDKIAALNLAEPDADFPLPPAIRPWQRIELEQVSFHYQEEDGFAVGPIDLVIEKGEQIFIIGGNGSGKSTLAMLLTGLYQPVSGRILLDGEPVTDRNGYLALFSAIFTDYHLFQHLLGPEPKDELVAEWLERLQMGSKLTIEDGFIADIDLSQGQRKRVALLLALAEQREVMLFDEWAADQDPQFRRIFYQVLLPRLKEMGKTVIAISHDDHYFPLADRLLEMRQGQLTELTGARRAEVSRDAIAHLDCEVLA; encoded by the coding sequence ATGGAACTCTTGTCTCTGGTTTATCGCCAATATCGTTGGCCCTTCATCGCCATTACCCTGCTCAGTCTGCTCAGTGCAGTCAGCGGGATTGGCGTCATTGCCTTTATCAATCAGTCTCTTATCGAATCTATAGGTGATCCGCTGCCGATCCTCGGTCAGCTGGTCGGCCTGATTGTGTTGCTGCTGGTGATCACACTCGGATCTCAGCTGGCCCTGACCACTCTCGGTCACCATTTTGTCTACCGGTTGCGCGGCCGTCTGCTCAAGCAACTGCTGGATAGCGATGTCGCCCGCATCCGCCAGATTGGTCAGGGGCCGCTGTTGGCCTCCCTCTCCAGCGATATCGGCCAAATCACCATCGCCTTCGTGCGCCTGCCAGAGCTGGTGCAGGGGCTGGTGCTCACGCTGGGTTCAGCCCTCTATCTTGGCTGGCTCTCTTCTGCATTACTCGGGGTGACCGCGCTCTGGGTCACGATTACCATGGTGGTGGGCTGGTTGTTGGTGAACCGTGTTTATCGCCATCTCTCCCACATGCGTCAGGCCGAAGATCGGCTCTATCAGAACTATCAGGCCATCATCGCCGGCAGCAAGGAGCTGGCGCTCAACCGCGAGCGGGCTCACTTCGTCTATCACCAGCTCTATGAGCAAAATGCCCGTGACTACCGCCAGCAGATCATCCGCGCCGACACCTATCACCTGAGCGCGGTGAACTGGTCGAATATCATGATGCTGGGGGCCATCGGTCTGGTCTTCTTTCTGGCCAACGGCCTTGGCTGGGCCAACACCAATGTGGCCGCCACCTTCGCCCTGACCCTGCTGTTCCTGCGCACCCCGCTGTTGCAGGGGATTGGCGCCCTGCCGACCCTGCTTGCCGCTCAGGTGGCGTTCGACAAGATCGCCGCCCTCAATCTGGCCGAGCCTGATGCGGACTTCCCGCTGCCGCCCGCCATCCGACCCTGGCAGCGTATCGAGTTGGAGCAGGTGAGCTTTCACTATCAGGAGGAGGACGGCTTTGCCGTTGGTCCCATCGATCTGGTCATCGAAAAGGGGGAGCAGATCTTTATCATCGGTGGCAACGGATCAGGCAAGTCGACGCTGGCCATGCTGTTGACCGGCCTTTACCAGCCGGTATCGGGCCGGATCCTGTTGGATGGTGAACCCGTCACCGATCGCAACGGCTATCTGGCGCTCTTCTCGGCCATCTTCACCGACTATCACCTGTTCCAGCACCTGCTGGGGCCGGAACCCAAGGATGAGCTGGTGGCCGAGTGGCTGGAGCGGTTGCAGATGGGCAGCAAGCTCACCATCGAGGATGGCTTTATCGCCGATATCGATCTCTCCCAAGGGCAGCGCAAGCGGGTCGCCCTGCTGCTGGCGCTGGCCGAGCAGCGCGAGGTGATGCTGTTTGACGAGTGGGCCGCGGATCAGGATCCCCAGTTCCGCCGCATCTTCTATCAGGTGCTGCTGCCTCGCCTCAAGGAGATGGGCAAGACGGTAATTGCTATCAGTCACGATGATCACTATTTCCCGCTGGCCGATCGCCTGCTGGAGATGCGTCAGGGTCAACTCACCGAACTGACCGGGGCGCGCCGCGCCGAAGTGAGCCGTGATGCGATTGCCCATCTGGATTGCGAGGTGCTGGCTTGA
- a CDS encoding TonB-dependent siderophore receptor has protein sequence MIAQKYTTGPGKKGAFGVLSLSGLLVSLPLMAEQTTVELPKASETMVVTGTAMKVEVPMAETPRAVSVVNREELDQHAVLQLDEAIRYRSGVLTGLYGSDNNTDWFKVRGFDAASYLDGNRLFGSGYYVWTPEPFGLESVEVLKGPASILYGEAPPGGVSNAISKRPTATPQGQVDLQLGSRDHRQVGVDVSDALSDNSRYRMVALYKERDGVLTGTYNDRVYLAPSVTFDLSDRTSLTLLASFLHDEGVPTNGFFPVYGTLNTSGGQIDPSTNLSQPDYDRNRNTQISTGYELAHQLNQTWEFKQNVRFNYNDLLLRQTYIFPTYEGTTASRGLVYRDGNTKSATMDNQMVGYWNTDSTEQTLLLGVDLQRHVNEGVEADNYGMGSINTMNPDYSGFPGFDESTATHQKSSKGQSGLYAQHQIRWDDRWLLTAGGRYDYVETHNTNTSKDERQYDHELSLSGSLMYLADNGLSPYFAYAESFEVLPGIDPNTKSSYKPLKGKLYETGVKYAPAFLDGYINLALFDLAQTNSLVSTGSGQQTQAGEVTSQGVELEGSVQVTDALRLTAAYTYTDAKTNDTGSGDRRASLIPRHIASFWGNYKVQQGVASGLELGTGVRYIGSSVGIGAVNADYTPIYGSAEVPAHTVWDAMIGYDFAKNWRAQLNVNNLLGETYVASCDYYCYYGEPRSVVGSINYRW, from the coding sequence ATGATTGCGCAAAAATACACTACAGGACCCGGCAAGAAGGGCGCCTTCGGCGTGCTTTCGCTCTCCGGTTTGCTCGTCTCCCTGCCGCTGATGGCCGAACAAACCACTGTTGAGCTGCCCAAAGCCAGCGAAACCATGGTGGTGACCGGTACGGCCATGAAGGTGGAAGTGCCGATGGCCGAGACCCCTCGCGCCGTCTCCGTGGTTAATCGCGAGGAGCTGGATCAGCACGCCGTGTTGCAGCTGGATGAAGCGATTCGCTACCGTTCCGGCGTATTGACCGGTCTCTATGGTTCCGACAACAACACCGACTGGTTCAAGGTACGTGGCTTCGATGCCGCCTCTTATCTGGATGGCAACCGGTTGTTTGGCTCCGGCTACTACGTCTGGACGCCGGAACCGTTTGGTCTGGAGAGTGTGGAAGTGCTGAAGGGGCCAGCCTCGATCCTTTACGGTGAGGCTCCTCCTGGCGGGGTGAGCAATGCCATCAGCAAGCGGCCTACCGCCACGCCGCAAGGGCAGGTGGATCTGCAGCTTGGCAGCCGGGATCATCGTCAGGTCGGGGTGGATGTCTCTGACGCGCTCTCCGACAACAGCCGTTACCGCATGGTTGCTCTTTATAAAGAGCGTGATGGCGTGCTCACTGGCACCTATAACGATCGGGTTTATCTGGCGCCCAGCGTCACCTTCGATCTTTCGGATCGTACCAGCCTGACCCTGCTGGCCAGCTTCCTGCACGACGAAGGGGTCCCGACCAACGGCTTCTTCCCGGTCTATGGCACCCTGAATACGTCAGGTGGCCAGATTGATCCCTCCACCAACCTGAGTCAGCCGGATTACGATCGCAACCGCAATACCCAGATCTCCACCGGTTATGAGCTGGCCCACCAGCTCAACCAGACCTGGGAGTTCAAGCAGAACGTCCGCTTCAACTACAACGATCTGCTGCTGCGCCAGACCTATATCTTCCCGACCTATGAAGGCACAACCGCTAGTCGTGGCCTGGTTTACCGCGATGGCAATACCAAGAGTGCCACCATGGATAACCAGATGGTGGGCTACTGGAACACCGACAGCACCGAGCAGACCTTGCTGCTGGGGGTGGATCTGCAGCGTCACGTCAATGAAGGGGTCGAGGCCGACAACTACGGTATGGGCTCCATCAATACCATGAACCCGGATTACAGCGGCTTCCCCGGTTTTGACGAGTCGACCGCCACTCACCAGAAGAGCAGCAAGGGCCAGAGCGGCCTCTATGCCCAGCACCAGATCCGCTGGGACGATCGCTGGTTGCTGACTGCCGGTGGCCGTTACGACTATGTGGAGACCCACAACACCAATACCAGCAAGGACGAGCGCCAGTACGATCACGAGCTATCCCTCTCGGGCAGCCTGATGTATCTGGCTGACAACGGCCTCTCTCCCTACTTTGCCTATGCCGAGTCGTTCGAGGTGCTGCCGGGGATCGATCCCAACACCAAGAGTTCCTACAAGCCGCTCAAGGGCAAGCTCTACGAGACCGGCGTCAAGTATGCGCCTGCCTTCCTCGACGGTTACATCAATCTGGCGCTGTTCGATCTGGCCCAGACCAACTCGCTGGTCTCTACCGGTTCCGGCCAGCAGACCCAGGCGGGTGAAGTGACCTCTCAGGGGGTTGAGCTGGAAGGGAGCGTGCAGGTGACAGATGCGCTGCGTCTGACCGCTGCTTATACCTACACCGATGCCAAAACCAACGACACCGGCAGTGGCGATCGCCGTGCCAGCCTGATCCCGCGCCACATCGCCTCCTTCTGGGGTAACTACAAGGTGCAGCAAGGGGTGGCTTCAGGTCTGGAGCTGGGTACCGGTGTGCGTTATATCGGTTCCAGCGTGGGTATTGGCGCCGTGAATGCGGACTACACCCCCATCTACGGCTCTGCCGAGGTGCCGGCCCATACCGTCTGGGATGCGATGATCGGGTATGACTTTGCCAAGAACTGGCGCGCCCAGCTCAACGTCAACAACCTGCTGGGTGAAACCTACGTGGCCAGTTGTGACTACTACTGCTACTACGGCGAGCCGCGCAGCGTAGTGGGCAGCATCAACTACCGCTGGTAA
- the mioC gene encoding FMN-binding protein MioC encodes MAKLNLVVGSMLGAAEYVADHVANLLEQAGHQTRIHNPAKLAEVLDDAGSILLVVTSTHGAGDVPDNLQPFAKDLAEQHPDLNSLKYGVIALGDSSYDTFCQGGKTLDRLLAECGASRIGERLDIDVTQHEIPEDAAEVWIRDWMTMIA; translated from the coding sequence ATGGCCAAACTCAATCTCGTCGTCGGCTCCATGCTGGGCGCCGCCGAATATGTCGCAGACCACGTCGCCAACCTGCTGGAACAGGCTGGCCACCAGACCCGGATCCACAACCCGGCCAAGCTGGCAGAGGTGCTGGATGATGCGGGATCCATCCTGCTGGTGGTCACTTCCACCCATGGTGCCGGGGATGTGCCCGACAACCTGCAACCCTTCGCCAAGGATCTTGCCGAGCAGCATCCGGATCTTAATTCATTGAAATATGGCGTGATCGCCCTTGGTGACAGCAGTTATGACACCTTTTGCCAGGGTGGCAAGACGCTGGATCGGCTGCTGGCCGAGTGCGGAGCCAGCCGGATTGGCGAGCGACTCGACATCGATGTGACCCAACACGAGATCCCCGAAGATGCCGCAGAAGTGTGGATCCGCGACTGGATGACGATGATCGCCTGA
- the mnmG gene encoding tRNA uridine-5-carboxymethylaminomethyl(34) synthesis enzyme MnmG, with product MQYHEQFDVIVVGGGHAGTEAATAAARMGMNTLLLTHNIDTLGHMSCNPAIGGIGKGHLVREVDALGGIMARAIDLGGIQFRTLNSSKGPAVRATRAQADRLLYKAVVRQMLENYPNLKIFQQACDDLIMDGDRVAGVVTQSGIRISGKTVVLTVGTFLNGLIHIGMENYKGGRAGDPPSIALAQRLRELPLRIDRLKTGTPPRIDARSVDFSVMQEQHGDDPRPVFSFIGDASQHPRQVPCYVTHTNERTHDVIRNNLDRSPMYAGVIEGIGPRYCPSIEDKITRFADKTAHQIFVEPEGLTTHELYPNGISTSLPFDVQVQIVRSVRGFENAHITRPGYAIEYDFFDPRDLKANMESKCIPNLFFAGQINGTTGYEEAAAQGLMAGLNAALRAQDKDPWNPRRDQAYMGVMMDDLSTLGTREPYRMFTSRAEYRLLLREDNADIRLTAIGRELGLVDDERWSKFNAKMEQVELERQRMRSTWIHPQHPSLEAVNALVNTPLTREQSLEELLRRPEVTYDALMAIEGVGPSVTDPAAAEQVEIQIKYAGYIERQHDEVEKQLRNENTLLPLDLDYREVNGLSNEVKAKLNDAKPQTIGQASRISGITPAAISILLVHLKKHGLLRKTA from the coding sequence ATGCAATACCATGAACAATTTGATGTGATCGTCGTCGGTGGCGGTCATGCCGGAACCGAAGCAGCAACAGCGGCAGCCCGTATGGGTATGAATACCCTGTTGCTGACCCACAATATCGATACGCTGGGACACATGTCCTGTAATCCGGCGATCGGCGGGATCGGCAAGGGACACCTGGTAAGGGAAGTTGACGCACTCGGCGGGATCATGGCGCGTGCCATCGATCTTGGCGGGATCCAGTTCCGCACCCTCAACTCCTCCAAGGGCCCGGCAGTACGAGCCACTCGTGCCCAGGCGGATCGCCTGCTCTACAAGGCCGTCGTTCGCCAGATGCTGGAGAACTACCCGAACCTGAAGATCTTCCAGCAGGCCTGTGACGATCTGATCATGGACGGGGATCGTGTTGCCGGTGTGGTCACCCAGAGCGGGATCCGCATCAGCGGCAAGACTGTGGTGCTGACGGTCGGTACCTTCCTGAACGGTTTGATCCACATCGGGATGGAAAACTACAAGGGTGGCCGTGCCGGAGATCCTCCTTCGATCGCCCTGGCCCAGCGCCTGCGTGAACTGCCGCTGCGCATCGATCGTCTCAAGACTGGCACCCCGCCGCGCATTGATGCCCGCAGTGTCGATTTCTCCGTAATGCAGGAACAGCACGGTGATGATCCGCGTCCGGTATTCTCTTTCATCGGTGATGCCAGCCAGCATCCCCGTCAGGTGCCTTGCTACGTTACCCATACCAACGAGCGCACCCACGATGTGATCCGCAATAACCTGGATCGCAGCCCCATGTACGCCGGGGTGATCGAAGGGATTGGCCCGCGCTATTGCCCGTCTATCGAGGACAAGATCACCCGCTTTGCCGACAAGACTGCGCACCAGATCTTCGTCGAGCCGGAAGGCCTGACCACCCACGAGCTTTACCCAAACGGGATCTCCACCAGCCTGCCGTTTGACGTACAGGTGCAGATCGTTCGCTCCGTGCGCGGCTTCGAGAATGCCCACATCACCCGTCCGGGCTATGCCATCGAATATGATTTCTTCGATCCGCGGGATCTCAAGGCCAACATGGAGAGCAAGTGCATTCCAAACCTGTTCTTCGCTGGCCAAATCAACGGCACGACCGGTTACGAAGAGGCGGCGGCACAAGGCCTGATGGCCGGTCTGAACGCGGCCCTGCGTGCCCAGGATAAGGATCCCTGGAATCCTCGTCGGGATCAGGCCTACATGGGCGTGATGATGGACGATCTCTCCACCCTGGGGACCCGCGAGCCTTACCGCATGTTCACCAGCCGCGCCGAATACCGCCTGCTGCTGCGTGAAGACAACGCCGATATCCGCCTGACCGCCATCGGTCGCGAGCTGGGTCTGGTGGATGACGAGCGCTGGAGCAAATTCAACGCCAAGATGGAACAGGTCGAGCTGGAGCGTCAGCGCATGCGTTCAACCTGGATCCACCCGCAACATCCGTCACTGGAGGCAGTCAACGCCCTGGTCAACACCCCGCTGACCCGCGAGCAGAGTCTGGAAGAGCTGCTGCGTCGCCCCGAGGTGACCTATGATGCGCTGATGGCCATCGAAGGTGTCGGCCCCTCCGTGACTGATCCTGCCGCGGCCGAACAGGTTGAGATCCAGATCAAGTACGCCGGTTACATCGAGCGTCAGCACGATGAAGTGGAAAAGCAGCTGCGCAACGAGAACACCCTGCTGCCGCTGGATCTGGACTATCGCGAGGTGAACGGCCTCTCCAACGAGGTGAAAGCCAAGTTGAACGATGCCAAGCCGCAGACCATTGGTCAGGCTTCCCGCATCTCCGGCATCACCCCGGCGGCCATCTCCATCCTGCTGGTTCACCTGAAAAAACACGGCTTGCTGCGTAAAACCGCCTGA
- the rsmG gene encoding 16S rRNA (guanine(527)-N(7))-methyltransferase RsmG: protein MLERLNGLLMQAGIVITDTQKSQLVQLVELLHKWNKAYNLTSVRDPDAMLVKHILDSLVVSPHLHGERFIDVGTGPGLPGLPLAIINPDKQFVLLDSLGKRINFIRQVIQELGLTNVTPVKSRVEEYQPEVGFDGVLSRAFASLEDMLSWCHHLPSEQGCFLALKGQYPEQELAQLPANIRLVACHELRVPELEGERHLLEFKHIQPE, encoded by the coding sequence ATGTTGGAAAGATTGAACGGCCTGCTCATGCAGGCCGGAATTGTTATCACCGATACCCAAAAGAGCCAACTGGTGCAGTTGGTCGAGTTGCTGCACAAGTGGAACAAGGCTTACAATCTCACCTCGGTGCGAGATCCGGACGCCATGCTGGTCAAGCATATCCTCGATAGCCTGGTGGTAAGCCCCCACTTGCACGGTGAGCGCTTCATCGACGTGGGGACAGGTCCTGGCCTGCCGGGATTGCCGCTGGCGATCATCAATCCGGACAAGCAGTTCGTCCTGCTCGACAGTCTGGGCAAGCGGATCAACTTCATCCGTCAGGTGATCCAGGAGCTGGGGCTGACCAATGTGACGCCGGTCAAATCCCGGGTTGAAGAGTATCAACCCGAGGTGGGATTTGATGGTGTACTGAGTCGGGCATTTGCCTCGCTGGAGGACATGCTGAGCTGGTGTCACCACCTGCCGTCAGAACAGGGCTGCTTCCTGGCACTCAAGGGACAATATCCCGAGCAGGAGCTGGCCCAGTTGCCTGCCAATATCCGTCTGGTAGCCTGTCATGAGTTGCGGGTGCCGGAGCTGGAAGGCGAACGTCATCTGCTGGAATTCAAACATATCCAGCCCGAATAG